Genomic DNA from Quadrisphaera setariae:
CCGACGGCGTCCCCAGGCCCACCACGCTCCCGAGCACCCCGACGGGCAGCACGGTGGAGGGGCTGAGCGCCTCGGGGCGGCGGACGAGCACGTCCACGCGCTCCAGGCCGCGCTCGCCGTCCTGCCCCAGCACGTCGGCGAGGACCTCGGCGTGGGCGCGGCCCTGCACGCCGCCTCCCACGACGACGACCCGCAGCGGGCCCGCCGCGGCGCCGCCGCGGCGCAACGCCGGGAGCACCGCCGCCACCGACGTCGCGGAGGTGCGCAGGCCGGTCAGGGCGGGGCCGTCGAGGGTGGCGAGCGGCGCCAGGGTCTCGCCGTCGAAGAGGACGTAGACGCCCTGGATGCGAGGCAGTCCGAGGGCGGCGTTCCCGGGGGCGACCACGGCCAGCTTGACGCCCGCGCACCGCCCGGAGCTCGCGGGCATGGTCAGCAGCTCGCCGCTGCCGAGGGGGCTGCTCGTGCGGGGCGGGTCGGCGGCCGGGTCGAGGCCGGCGCGCAGCGCGTCTGCCAGGAGCGCGACGGCGTCAGCCGGACGGACGGCGGCGCGCACCTGGTCTGCGTCGTGGTGGGGCAGCACCGCTGCACCGTCCTCTCGGATCTTGGAGTAGTGCGTAAAGTATTACCAGGCTTCCCTGGAGTCCGGAAGGTCTCCGTCGCGGTCCGCTCGCCCTCCGCGAGCGCCGGCCCAGCGCGTCGGGGGGCTCGTCCTGTGCCCACCGCCCACCGGGGCTCGCGTGGGTGGGCGTGCGGCACATCTCGCAGGACGACCCTCCGCCGTACGTTCCGGCCCTCGACACGACGAGGACGACGGCGACGACGAGGAGCAGGACGTGCCCGAACAGCCTTCCCCGGGGCGAGCCCGGGTCAGCATGGACATCGGCGGGACCTTCACCGACGTCGTCCACTACGACGAGACGACCGGCGCGGTGACCGCCACCAAGGCGTCCACCACCCCGGCGGACCTGTCCGACGGCGTCCTGGCCGGCCTCGGTGCGGTGGTGGCCTCCCCGGCGGAGATCTCCTTCCTCGTGCACGGCACCACGCAGGGGCTCAACGCCTTCCTCGAGCGGAGGGGCGTGCCGGTGCTGCTGCTCGCCACCGCCGGCGTCGAGGACAGCTACCACATCGCCCGCGGCACCCGGCGCCGGCTGTACGACCTGCACTACCGCAAGCCCACCCCGCTGGTGCCCCGGCGCGACGTGGTCGGCGTCGGCGGCCGGATCGCCGCCGACGGCGGCGAGCTCGAACCGCTGGACGAGGACGCCGTGCGCGCCGCCGCGAAGCGGGTGCGCGACGAGGGCCACGGGGCCGTCGCCGTCGCCCTGCTCTTCTCCTACGCCAACCCGGCGCACGAGCTGCGGGCGCGGGAGGTCCTGCGCGAGGAGCTCGGCCCGGACGTGTCCGTGTCGCTGTCGCACGAGGCGGCGAAGGAGTGGCGGGAGTACGAGCGCACCTCCTCCGCGGTGGTCGAGGCCTACACGGGCCCGGTGGTGCGGCGCTACCTGCAGCGCCTGGAGCGGCGCCTCGACGACGACGGCCTCGCGGTGCCGCTGCACGTCATGCAGTCCTCCGGCGGCATCGTCACCGCGACCTCCGCGCAAGAGCGGCCGCTGCAGACGCTGCTGTCCGGGCCGGTCGGCGGCGCGATCGCCTGCGCCGAGCTGTCCGCGCGCAGCGGGCGCCCCGACCTCATCGGCGTCGACATGGGCGGCACGTCCTTCGACGTCTCGCTGGTGGCGGACGGCGAGCCCGACGTCACCGCCGAGGCCGAGCTCGAGGGCCTCCCGATGCTCATGAGCATCGTCAACATCCACACCGTGGGAGCCGGCGGCGGCTCGGTGGCCTGGAGCGAGGCGGGGGGCCTGCGCGTCGGGCCGCGCTCGGCGGGGGCCCGCCCGGGACCGGCCTGCTACGGCCGCGGCGGCGCCGAGCCGACCGTGACCGACGCGAACCTCGTGCTGGGGCGCATCGACCCCGAGGGCTTCGCCGGGGGCCAGATGACGCTGGACGCCGCCGCCGCGGAGCGCGCGGTGGGGGCGCTGGGCGAGCGGTTCGGTCTGAGCGCGCAGGCCATGGCCGAGGGCGTCTGCGACGTCGCGAACGCCACCATGGCGCAGGCGATCCGCACCATCACGGTGGCGCGCGGCATCGACCCGCGCACCTCCTCCCTGGTCGCCTTCGGCGGCGCCGGGCCGATGCACGCGGTGTTCCTCGCCGACGAGCTGGGGATCCCCGAGGTGCTCGTGCCGCGCCTGCCGGGCGCGTTCTCGGCGTGGGGGATGCTGCACACCAGGATCCGTCGCGACTACACCGAGCCGCACTACCGCCTGGACGCCGACGTCGACGCCGAGGAGGTGCGCGCAGTCCTGGCCCGCCTGGAGCTGCAGGGGCTGGCCGACCTCGCCGCCGAGGGGGTGCCCGAGGCCGACCGCAGCGTCGCCCACGCCGTCGACGTGCGCTACGAGGCCCAGGAGTTCACCCTCACCGTGCCGCTCACCAGCGCCGCGGAGCCGTTGGAGGAGGGCTTCACCGCGCGCCTGGCCGAGCGGTTCACCACCGCGCACCAGGCGCGCTACGGGCACGCCAACCCGGGCGCCCCGATCGAGCTGGTGACCCTGCGGACCACGGCCACGGGCGACCTGGGCGCGCCACCGCGCCACCCCCACCCGCGGGCCGAGACCGACGCCTTCGAGAGCACCACCCGCCGCGTCGTCTTCGCCGGGAGCGCGCACGACGCGCTCGTCGTCCACCGGGACCAGCTGCTCGCCGGGCACACCTTCTCCGGTCCCGCCGTGGTGGTCGAGGGGACCGCCACCACGGTGGTGCCCCCGGCGCACACCGTGACCGTCGACGACGACGGCACCCTCGTCATCCGCCAGCAGGAGGCCCGCGCATGAGCACCACCGGCTCCCAGGTCGACCCGGTCACCGTCGAGATCATCCGCAACGCGCTCAACGCCGCGGCGGACGACATGAACGCCACCCTGATCCGCTCCGCCTACACGCCGATCATCTACGAGGGCGGTGACTGCGTGGTCGCGCTGCTCGACGCCGACCACCAGGTGCTGGGCCAGTCGGCGGGCCTGCCGATCTTCCTGGGCAACCTGGAGACCTGCACCCGCGCGACGGAGGAGCGCTTCGGGCGCGGGGTCTGGCGGCCGGGCGACGTGTGGATCCTCAACGACTCCTACCTCGGGGGCACCCACCTCAACGACGTCACGATCTTCGGGCCGGTCTTCGTGGCGGCGGGGACCGACGACGAGCAGCTCGTGGGCTTCACCGCCAGCCGCGCGCACTGGATCGACGTCGGCTCCAAGGACCCGGGCGGTTCCATGGACTCCACCTCGATCTTCCAGGAGGGGCTGCGCCTGGGGCCGC
This window encodes:
- a CDS encoding hydantoinase/oxoprolinase family protein; amino-acid sequence: MDIGGTFTDVVHYDETTGAVTATKASTTPADLSDGVLAGLGAVVASPAEISFLVHGTTQGLNAFLERRGVPVLLLATAGVEDSYHIARGTRRRLYDLHYRKPTPLVPRRDVVGVGGRIAADGGELEPLDEDAVRAAAKRVRDEGHGAVAVALLFSYANPAHELRAREVLREELGPDVSVSLSHEAAKEWREYERTSSAVVEAYTGPVVRRYLQRLERRLDDDGLAVPLHVMQSSGGIVTATSAQERPLQTLLSGPVGGAIACAELSARSGRPDLIGVDMGGTSFDVSLVADGEPDVTAEAELEGLPMLMSIVNIHTVGAGGGSVAWSEAGGLRVGPRSAGARPGPACYGRGGAEPTVTDANLVLGRIDPEGFAGGQMTLDAAAAERAVGALGERFGLSAQAMAEGVCDVANATMAQAIRTITVARGIDPRTSSLVAFGGAGPMHAVFLADELGIPEVLVPRLPGAFSAWGMLHTRIRRDYTEPHYRLDADVDAEEVRAVLARLELQGLADLAAEGVPEADRSVAHAVDVRYEAQEFTLTVPLTSAAEPLEEGFTARLAERFTTAHQARYGHANPGAPIELVTLRTTATGDLGAPPRHPHPRAETDAFESTTRRVVFAGSAHDALVVHRDQLLAGHTFSGPAVVVEGTATTVVPPAHTVTVDDDGTLVIRQQEARA
- a CDS encoding ornithine cyclodeaminase family protein; translated protein: MLPHHDADQVRAAVRPADAVALLADALRAGLDPAADPPRTSSPLGSGELLTMPASSGRCAGVKLAVVAPGNAALGLPRIQGVYVLFDGETLAPLATLDGPALTGLRTSATSVAAVLPALRRGGAAAGPLRVVVVGGGVQGRAHAEVLADVLGQDGERGLERVDVLVRRPEALSPSTVLPVGVLGSVVGLGTPSAESALAAADVVVCATSAATPLFDSALLRDDVVVVAVGSHERDRRELDDALLGRATVVVEDLATALREAGDVVMAVEAGALRADELVTMADLVSGRAPVPGGALVFKGTGMAWQDLVVAEAVHRRSALPVPAAL